The Mycobacterium seoulense genomic interval GGGGTCGGGTTCGGTGACCGCGCGGATCAGGAACCAGACGTCGCTGTCCGCGAAGGCCTTCGTCCCGGACCGCCCGGTGGTGAGGAACACCCTTGAGAAGTGTTCCTTCGCAACGGTTTCCGCGGCCTCGGTGTCCGATTCGACGACGATCGCGTCGCCCGGCTCCCACGCCGGGCGGGCCAGGACCAGATGCGGGAGCTGCAGTTCGCCGCACACTTGCGCGGCGTGTGCCGTCATGGTCGCCGCGAACGGGTGGGTCGCGTCGATGACGGCGCCGATCCGTTCGTCGAGCAGCCAGCGCCGGAGGCCCTCGACGCCACCGAAGCCGCCGATCCGTACCGGGCCGACCGGCAGCGCGGGGTCGGGCACCCGGCCCGCCAGCGAGCTGACGATGTCGACGCGGGGGTGCAACGCTTTCGCCAGCGCGCGACCTTCGGCCGTGCCGCCGAGCAGCAGCACTCGCATCAGTGCCTACTCCCCCGCGATCGTCCGGCCGAATACAGGTAGCTGTCGGTGAATCCCTCGGCGGCCAGCACGTCGCCGACGACGATCACCGCCGTTTTGGTGATATCGGCTCCGTGCATCTGGCCGGCGATGTCGGCGAGCGTGCCGCGCAGCACCACCTGCTGCGGCCAACTCGCGAAAGCGACGACGGCGGCGGGGGTTTCGGGCCGATAGCCGGCGTCGAGTAGTTGCGGCACGATGGCATCGATCTGCGCCGCCGCCAGGTGCAGCACCAGCGTGCCGCCCGATCGGGCGAGGGTGGTTAAGTCTTCCCCGGGCGGCATGGGCGTCGACAGGGTGGCGACGCGAGTCAGGGTTACGCTCTGCGCGACGCCGGGGACCGTGAGCTCGCGTTTGAGCGCGGCCGCCGCCGCTGCGAAAGACGGGACGCCTGGCACGATTTCGTAATAGATACCCAGCGCGTCGAGCCTTCGGCATTGTTCGGCCAACGCGCTGTAGAGCGACGGGTCACCGGAATGCAGCCGGGCCACATCATGGCCGCCGGCGTCGGCGTCGGCCAGTTCGGCGATGATCTGGTCCAGGGTCAGCGGGCCGGTGTCAACGACTTTCGCGCCGGGCGGGCACAGCGCCAGCAGGTCATCGGGCATGATGGAACCGGCGTACAAGCAGGTGGTGCACCTTTCGAGGAGCCGCTGGCCGCGGACCGTGATCAGGTCGGCTGCGCCCGGACCCGCGCCGATGAAATACACCGTCATTTCGTCACCGACCATTGCGTGACCGGCATCTGCGGGCGCCACCCGGTGAAGCCGCCGAGCGGCTCGCCGTGATAGTGCTGGAACCGTCGCAGCTGGCCCCCGAAACGCGAGTATGACTGTGCCAGCAAGGCTTCGGATTCCGCGGTGACGGCGTTAGCGACCAGGCGGCCGCGGGCCGGCAGGGCGTCGAGGCAGGCGTCGAGCAGGCCGGGTTGGGTCAGGCCGCCGCCGATGAAGATCGCCGAGGGTGGCTCCAGCCCGCCGAACGCCTCCGGGGCGTCCCCGTGGACGTCGATGCTGACGCCGAAAGCCGAGGCGTTGAACCCAATGTTGTGGCGGCGTCGTTCGTCGCGCTCGAATGCGACTGCGCTGCAACCACTCCCGCTCAGACACCACTCGACGCTGATGCTGCCCGAGCCCGCGCCGACGTCCCACAGCGCCTCGCCCGGGCGTGGGGCCAGCGCCGCCAGGGTCACCGCGCGGATTCCGAGTTTGGTGATCTGCCCGTCGTGGACGAACGCATCGTCGGGCAATGGCGACAGCCGTTCGTCGGGCAGGTACCGGATGGCGATGACGTTGAGGTCATCGACGTCCGGGGGCGCGTCCCCCGCCCATTGGCGTGCCGTGGCGTCGCGACGGTGTTCGGTTGGGCCACCGAGGTTTTCGAGAACGGTAAACGTGGAATCGCCGCGGCCATGCGCGTCGAGCAGCGCGGCGAGTTCCTTGGGTATGGCGCCGTTTTTCGACAGCACGATCGCTTGGCCGCCGCGGCGTACCGCGGTGTGCGGCGGCGCGGTGACGAGGCTGATCACCTCGGTGTCGTGGGCGTTCCAGCCCATCCGCGCGCACGCCAGCGTCACCGAGGACACGTGCGGCAGCACCCGGACTTGGTCGGGGCCGTACAGCCGGATCAGGGTGCCCCCGATGCCGTGCAGCAGCGGGTCGCCGCTGGCCACGACGTGGATGTCTTCGTCGTGGCGGTCTCGCAGGGTTTGCAGGGCGGGCAGCATCGGCGAGGGCCACTGCCGGCGGGGCGCTGCCACGGTGTCGTCGAGCAGGTCGAGTTGCCGCTTTGAGCCGTAGATTATTGTCGCCCTTTGTAATTCAGCGCGGGACGTGTCCGCGAGTCCCGCCATGCCGTCGGCCCCGATGCCGACCACGATGATCATCGCGGCATCCTGCGCCACAAGGACTGCGGCAGCAGCCGCATCACGGCGGCGGCCGGGCCAAGCGCCCAGGGGATCCACACGGTGCGTCGGCCCTTCGCCAGCGCACGCGCGGTGGCGGCGGCCACCTGGTCGGGCGTGCTGGACAGCGGCGCCGGATCCATACCCTGCGTCATGCGTCCGATCACGAAACCCGGACGGGCTATCAGCAGGTGGACCCCGCTGCCATGCAGGGCGTCGGCCAGGCCGCTCGCGAAGCCGTCCAGGCCGGCCTTGGCCGAGCCGTAGACGTAGTTGGCGCGCCGCACGCGCGCGCCGGCGATCGAGGAGAACACCACGAGTTGGCCCTGTCCGGCGTTGCGCATGGCGGTGGCCAGGTGGGTGAGCATGCTGACCTGGGCGACGTAGTCGGTGTGCACGATCGCCACGGCGTGCGCGGCGTCGGTCTCGGCGCGGGCCTGGTCGCCGAGGATCCCAAAGGCCAGCACCGCGGTGGCGATGGGTCCGTGGTCGGCGACGACCGCGGCGACCAGTGGACCGTGGGAATCCAGGTCGTCGGCGTCGAACTCTGTGGT includes:
- a CDS encoding SDR family NAD(P)-dependent oxidoreductase, with protein sequence MDDTGAGPVLILGGRSEIGVELARLLAPGATVVLAARKADQLDEQVATLKAAGAKTVHTTEFDADDLDSHGPLVAAVVADHGPIATAVLAFGILGDQARAETDAAHAVAIVHTDYVAQVSMLTHLATAMRNAGQGQLVVFSSIAGARVRRANYVYGSAKAGLDGFASGLADALHGSGVHLLIARPGFVIGRMTQGMDPAPLSSTPDQVAAATARALAKGRRTVWIPWALGPAAAVMRLLPQSLWRRMPR
- a CDS encoding cobalt-precorrin-6A reductase: MMRVLLLGGTAEGRALAKALHPRVDIVSSLAGRVPDPALPVGPVRIGGFGGVEGLRRWLLDERIGAVIDATHPFAATMTAHAAQVCGELQLPHLVLARPAWEPGDAIVVESDTEAAETVAKEHFSRVFLTTGRSGTKAFADSDVWFLIRAVTEPDPASLPHRHQLVLSRGPYRYDGEVALLREHRIDALVTKNSGGEMTRAKLDAAAALNIPVVMVARPPLPAGVTAVGSVEQAAEWVTRLN
- the cobM gene encoding precorrin-4 C(11)-methyltransferase, with product MTVYFIGAGPGAADLITVRGQRLLERCTTCLYAGSIMPDDLLALCPPGAKVVDTGPLTLDQIIAELADADAGGHDVARLHSGDPSLYSALAEQCRRLDALGIYYEIVPGVPSFAAAAAALKRELTVPGVAQSVTLTRVATLSTPMPPGEDLTTLARSGGTLVLHLAAAQIDAIVPQLLDAGYRPETPAAVVAFASWPQQVVLRGTLADIAGQMHGADITKTAVIVVGDVLAAEGFTDSYLYSAGRSRGSRH
- the cbiE gene encoding precorrin-6y C5,15-methyltransferase (decarboxylating) subunit CbiE; this encodes MIIVVGIGADGMAGLADTSRAELQRATIIYGSKRQLDLLDDTVAAPRRQWPSPMLPALQTLRDRHDEDIHVVASGDPLLHGIGGTLIRLYGPDQVRVLPHVSSVTLACARMGWNAHDTEVISLVTAPPHTAVRRGGQAIVLSKNGAIPKELAALLDAHGRGDSTFTVLENLGGPTEHRRDATARQWAGDAPPDVDDLNVIAIRYLPDERLSPLPDDAFVHDGQITKLGIRAVTLAALAPRPGEALWDVGAGSGSISVEWCLSGSGCSAVAFERDERRRHNIGFNASAFGVSIDVHGDAPEAFGGLEPPSAIFIGGGLTQPGLLDACLDALPARGRLVANAVTAESEALLAQSYSRFGGQLRRFQHYHGEPLGGFTGWRPQMPVTQWSVTK